A genome region from Trichocoleus sp. includes the following:
- a CDS encoding DUF3110 domain-containing protein, with the protein MRVFVVLFNARTENEGIHTLKISDRNTVLMFESEDDALRFGMMLEAQDFPPSSVETFETEEIEAFCEDADYDCKIVPEGTLAVPPETNVEQTDWQVDAKPSDAEEPSDFSESELEKMRRKLEGLL; encoded by the coding sequence ATGCGTGTATTTGTTGTGTTGTTCAATGCCCGGACTGAAAATGAGGGAATTCATACGCTAAAAATTAGCGATCGAAACACGGTGCTGATGTTTGAATCGGAAGATGACGCACTGCGTTTTGGCATGATGCTGGAAGCCCAAGACTTTCCGCCTTCTAGTGTCGAAACATTTGAGACAGAAGAAATTGAGGCTTTCTGCGAAGACGCTGACTACGACTGCAAGATTGTGCCGGAAGGAACGCTGGCAGTGCCGCCTGAAACCAATGTTGAACAAACAGACTGGCAAGTTGATGCAAAGCCGAGCGATGCAGAAGAGCCATCTGATTTCTCGGAGTCGGAGTTAGAGAAAATGCGCCGCAAGTTAGAAGGATTGTTGTAG
- the pgsA gene encoding CDP-diacylglycerol--glycerol-3-phosphate 3-phosphatidyltransferase produces MNLPTWITVSRLLGVPLLLVLLYSPTTQNRWIALIIFLIAAGTDWLDGYLARRLNQVTDLGKFLDPLVDKLLVLAPLLSLVELQQVPAWGVFLILARELTIAGWRVNQTKISGANIWGKLKTVSQIAAIALLIAPLPPDWTIVSLTAFWLSVALTLISGAIYLFPPKTE; encoded by the coding sequence ATGAATCTTCCCACCTGGATTACGGTTTCTCGTCTGCTTGGTGTGCCCTTGCTGCTGGTGCTGCTATATAGCCCAACCACCCAAAATCGCTGGATAGCACTGATCATTTTTCTCATTGCTGCCGGAACGGATTGGCTCGATGGCTATTTGGCGCGTCGTCTCAATCAAGTTACAGATCTGGGCAAATTTCTCGATCCGCTAGTAGACAAGCTACTCGTTCTGGCTCCGCTGCTGTCACTGGTTGAGCTACAGCAAGTTCCGGCTTGGGGTGTATTTCTGATTCTGGCACGAGAACTAACAATCGCCGGTTGGCGCGTTAACCAAACCAAAATATCTGGGGCAAATATCTGGGGCAAACTCAAAACCGTGTCCCAAATTGCTGCCATTGCCCTGCTGATCGCTCCCCTGCCTCCAGATTGGACGATCGTTTCTCTCACTGCTTTCTGGCTCTCTGTTGCGCTAACTTTAATCTCTGGGGCAATCTATCTCTTTCCGCCCAAAACCGAGTAA
- the cofH gene encoding 7,8-didemethyl-8-hydroxy-5-deazariboflavin synthase subunit CofH, producing MLLISPINTILDRALAGHDLTETEGVVLLQQTEPEPIAAIRETADRLRQHQAGETVTYVINRNINFTNICEQHCSFCAFRRDEGESGAYWLDEGIILEKATDAVQRGATEICMQGGLNLKAKRNGTSIDYYTHIIQSLHAAFPHLHFHAFSPQEVQFIAREDGISYAEVIAAFHAAGVGSMPGTAAEVLVDEVRRILCPEKIDSATWLEIVGTAHRLGMPTTSTLLSGHIETPEQQMRHLGLLRSLQQAAVERGDRGITEFILLPFVGQEAPKPLRRRVGRDQPVLSDALLLMAVARIFLGNWIANHQPSWVKLGLDGATQALQWGCNDIGGTLMEEHITTMAGAVGGTCMEVADLQAAIESIGRPAKQRDTLYGVVRQG from the coding sequence ATGCTCCTCATTTCCCCTATCAACACCATCCTCGATCGCGCCCTGGCAGGTCATGATTTGACTGAAACCGAAGGAGTTGTCCTGCTGCAACAAACCGAGCCAGAACCGATCGCTGCGATTCGCGAAACAGCCGATCGATTGCGCCAGCATCAGGCAGGCGAGACCGTGACTTATGTGATCAACCGCAATATCAACTTCACCAATATTTGTGAGCAACACTGTAGCTTCTGCGCCTTCCGACGAGACGAAGGGGAATCAGGAGCCTACTGGCTGGATGAAGGCATCATTTTAGAGAAAGCCACTGATGCCGTGCAGCGGGGCGCGACAGAAATTTGTATGCAGGGCGGGCTGAACCTGAAAGCAAAGCGAAATGGCACTTCGATCGACTACTACACCCATATAATTCAATCGCTTCATGCAGCCTTTCCCCATCTCCATTTCCACGCCTTTTCGCCGCAAGAAGTCCAGTTTATTGCGCGAGAAGATGGAATTAGCTACGCCGAAGTGATTGCCGCTTTCCATGCAGCCGGAGTCGGGTCAATGCCCGGAACTGCTGCTGAGGTTTTAGTTGACGAAGTGCGCCGCATTCTCTGTCCTGAAAAAATTGATAGTGCAACGTGGCTGGAAATTGTCGGCACTGCCCATCGACTTGGAATGCCTACGACCAGTACCCTGCTTTCGGGTCACATTGAAACACCAGAACAGCAGATGCGCCACCTGGGACTGCTTCGATCGCTCCAGCAAGCCGCAGTCGAACGAGGCGATCGAGGAATCACCGAATTTATCCTGCTGCCCTTTGTCGGACAGGAAGCCCCCAAACCCCTACGCCGTCGAGTCGGGCGCGACCAACCTGTGCTATCCGATGCCCTGTTGCTGATGGCAGTCGCGCGGATCTTTCTCGGCAATTGGATCGCCAACCATCAACCCAGCTGGGTCAAATTGGGGCTGGATGGTGCAACTCAGGCACTGCAATGGGGCTGCAATGATATTGGCGGCACGCTGATGGAAGAACATATCACGACAATGGCAGGCGCAGTCGGCGGAACCTGCATGGAAGTTGCTGATCTGCAAGCGGCGATCGAGTCGATCGGGCGACCCGCAAAGCAGCGAGACACGTTATATGGGGTCGTTCGTCAGGGCTAA
- the malQ gene encoding 4-alpha-glucanotransferase: protein MAFPRESGILLHPTSFPSRYGIGDLGSEAYRFVEFLAETGQRIWQILPLGPTGYGDSPYLAFSAMAGNPLLICPDRLRSDGLLTDADLADIPEFPQRVDYGWVMQVKMPLLRKACEAFQAQADPDYHKEFERFCQEQAAWLEDYALFRAISDAHNGESWNTWDESIAKRQPEAIEQWRQKLAAEVFYQKFMQFQFFRQWKTLKDYANEKSIQILGDLPIYVAFNSSDVWANPHLFCLDEETNQAKLIAGVPPDYFSVTGQLWGNPIYDWEQMQQEDFRWWVQRFKVLLEYVDLLRIDHFRAFEAYWAVPGTETTAINGEWVKAPGREFFLRLRQELGSLPIVAEDLGLITPEVEELRDEFEFPGMKILHFAFDSDTGNPYLPFNYERNCVVYTGTHDNDTTVGWFNKRSHEEQQRVIRYLGCTSDEGIHWDLIRLAVASVANQAIIPLQDLLGLDSDGRMNSPSQQEGNWNWRYWYGALNQEVRDRLRTLTERYGRLPKHWNG, encoded by the coding sequence ATGGCATTTCCCAGAGAAAGCGGTATTCTGCTCCACCCTACGTCTTTTCCCAGTCGTTACGGCATCGGTGATCTTGGCTCTGAAGCCTATCGGTTTGTTGAATTTTTGGCAGAAACCGGACAGCGCATCTGGCAGATTTTGCCACTTGGCCCAACTGGATACGGCGATTCCCCCTATCTTGCCTTCTCAGCAATGGCAGGAAATCCGCTGCTGATCTGTCCCGATCGGCTCCGTTCTGACGGTTTGTTGACGGATGCTGATCTGGCTGACATTCCTGAGTTTCCGCAGCGAGTCGATTATGGCTGGGTGATGCAGGTCAAGATGCCTCTACTTCGCAAAGCCTGTGAAGCCTTTCAAGCTCAAGCAGACCCAGATTATCACAAAGAATTTGAGCGGTTCTGTCAGGAACAAGCAGCCTGGCTGGAAGACTATGCCCTGTTTCGTGCCATTTCAGACGCGCACAACGGCGAAAGCTGGAATACCTGGGACGAGAGCATTGCCAAGCGTCAACCTGAAGCGATCGAGCAGTGGCGGCAAAAGCTGGCAGCAGAAGTGTTCTACCAAAAGTTTATGCAGTTTCAGTTTTTCCGGCAGTGGAAAACGCTGAAAGATTACGCCAACGAAAAGAGTATCCAAATCCTTGGTGATCTGCCGATTTATGTTGCTTTCAACAGTTCTGATGTTTGGGCAAATCCCCATCTGTTCTGCCTGGATGAAGAAACCAATCAAGCCAAGCTGATCGCCGGAGTGCCACCCGACTATTTCAGCGTGACCGGACAACTCTGGGGCAACCCAATTTATGACTGGGAGCAAATGCAGCAGGAGGATTTTCGCTGGTGGGTGCAGCGGTTCAAAGTGCTGCTTGAATATGTTGACCTGCTCCGAATCGATCACTTTAGAGCCTTTGAAGCTTATTGGGCAGTCCCCGGAACTGAAACCACTGCGATTAATGGCGAATGGGTCAAAGCCCCCGGACGAGAATTCTTTTTGCGCCTGCGTCAGGAGTTAGGCAGTCTGCCGATCGTCGCTGAAGATCTGGGTTTAATTACCCCCGAAGTAGAAGAACTGCGCGATGAGTTCGAGTTTCCAGGCATGAAGATCCTGCATTTTGCCTTCGACTCCGATACCGGTAATCCCTATTTGCCCTTTAACTATGAGCGCAACTGCGTCGTTTACACCGGAACTCACGACAACGATACAACCGTTGGCTGGTTCAACAAACGATCGCATGAAGAGCAGCAGCGTGTCATTCGATACTTGGGCTGCACCAGTGATGAAGGCATCCACTGGGATTTAATTCGCCTTGCCGTTGCCTCCGTCGCTAATCAAGCCATCATCCCCCTCCAAGATCTGTTAGGACTCGACAGCGATGGACGGATGAATTCCCCTAGCCAACAAGAAGGAAACTGGAACTGGCGATACTGGTATGGGGCGCTGAATCAGGAAGTGCGCGATCGATTGAGGACTTTGACAGAGCGATATGGAAGATTACCCAAACATTGGAATGGGTAA
- a CDS encoding GNAT family N-acetyltransferase, with the protein MQIRVAQLEDIETLFDIRTSVTENHQSLAELAKLGVTPDSIAQMLQTRCCAWLAEIDGEAAGFSMANAIERMIFALFVRPTFAGRGVGRALIQQAEAWLWSQGALEIWLSTGNNPKLRAYGFYQHLGWTVTDDRLGNQVKFVKRKIKLSI; encoded by the coding sequence ATGCAAATCAGAGTGGCACAGCTTGAAGACATCGAAACGCTGTTTGACATCCGAACAAGCGTCACCGAAAACCATCAGTCTCTCGCCGAATTGGCAAAGCTGGGAGTCACTCCTGATTCGATCGCCCAAATGCTACAAACCCGTTGCTGTGCTTGGCTGGCTGAAATCGATGGAGAAGCGGCTGGATTTTCGATGGCAAATGCGATCGAGAGGATGATCTTCGCCCTCTTTGTTCGTCCTACCTTTGCCGGACGGGGAGTTGGTCGTGCCCTGATACAGCAAGCCGAAGCATGGCTCTGGTCACAGGGAGCGTTAGAAATTTGGCTCTCGACAGGCAATAACCCAAAACTTAGAGCATATGGCTTTTATCAACACCTTGGCTGGACAGTAACAGACGATCGATTGGGCAACCAGGTGAAGTTTGTGAAGCGAAAAATTAAACTCTCTATCTGA
- a CDS encoding efflux RND transporter permease subunit: MFARFFIQRPIFTSVCSIIIVFLGAIALPTLPIAQFPNISPKQVVVTANYTGADAQTVESGVTNLLEREINGVEGIRYISSTSGSDGTSQVTVTFAANEDADIAAVNVQNRVSRAEPLLPESVIQTGVTVNQQSSNFLMAVALYTDNQEYDALFMSNYADLYMLDALKRLEGVGDIQIFGERKFAMRLWLDPNRLASRGLTAQDVASSIREQNIQVGAGQIGQQPAPAEQEYQLNLRAVSRLKEVSDFEELVLKTGSDGSLTRLKDVGRVELGAENYGTFLTYNNLEAVGLGITQRPGSNALNTAQEIREELQRLSEAFPPGLKYAVAFDTTMFVSESFRDVVRTLIESVVLVVLVLYLFLEDWRTTLIPAAAIPVSLLGTFIFTKIFGFSLNTLTLFGLTLATGIVVDDAIVVVEAIASKVQDRHMNPFQAAIEAMRELSGAVIATSLVLMAIFIPVAFFPGTTGAIYRQFALTIAFSIVISTFNALTLSPMLGALLLRERPESQGIVGRFFAAFKRFQDSVRRRYRRSLQFFTRFKYLLLAIFVAAVAFTGWFYTFVPSAFLPEEDQGYFITIVQAPEGVSLNYTKNIMDQASKLVRESPEVASNFAVTGFSFAGVAPNQGIMFTLLHPWEDRKTKEQQVQSVIQQVQMKYFSLPQARIFALNPPSIEGLGNFGGFQMELQDRRGNLPLDAFVGEMQKFLGAANQNPAMQGVFTTYAANTPQLTIEVNRERAKSLNVNIDDIFNTLQSLLGSQYVNDFTLDQRNYRVYLQADEQFRSNPESIQQFYVRSQDNRMIPMSNLVTVTPSSSAQTISHYNLFRSISIQGAAAPGKSSGQALNAMEQTAQQVLSPGLGFEWTGTALEEIESGGQAPLIFGLGIIFVFLVLAAQYESYVDPVIILITVPLAILGALGAQYLRGLSNDVYCQIGLVLLVGLASKNAILVVEYANQLRENGLTIVQAAIEAAQERLRPIVMTSLSGLVGFFPLLVATGAGAASRQSLGTALFGGYIISTFLSLFILPILYIIIKQVTERFIPPRKHDIPKPTLTSSELPEVQTVDGH; the protein is encoded by the coding sequence ATGTTTGCCAGATTTTTTATTCAGCGTCCAATCTTCACTTCCGTTTGCTCGATCATTATTGTGTTTTTAGGGGCGATCGCCCTGCCAACGCTGCCGATCGCGCAGTTCCCCAACATTAGTCCGAAGCAGGTCGTCGTCACGGCAAACTATACCGGAGCTGATGCGCAAACGGTCGAAAGTGGCGTCACCAACCTGCTAGAGCGAGAAATTAACGGGGTGGAGGGAATCCGCTACATCAGTTCCACCAGCGGCAGCGACGGAACCAGTCAAGTCACGGTAACGTTTGCGGCAAACGAGGATGCTGATATTGCGGCGGTAAACGTCCAGAACCGTGTCTCCAGAGCCGAACCACTGCTGCCAGAATCGGTGATTCAGACGGGGGTCACAGTTAACCAGCAGTCGAGCAACTTTTTGATGGCAGTCGCGCTCTACACTGACAATCAGGAGTATGACGCTCTGTTCATGAGCAACTACGCCGACCTCTATATGCTCGATGCACTAAAGCGGCTGGAGGGTGTAGGTGATATTCAGATTTTCGGGGAACGGAAATTTGCGATGCGCCTCTGGCTTGACCCAAATCGGCTTGCCAGCCGGGGGCTGACTGCCCAGGATGTCGCAAGTTCTATTCGCGAACAGAATATTCAGGTGGGAGCCGGACAAATTGGACAGCAACCTGCCCCAGCAGAACAGGAATATCAGCTAAACCTCCGCGCCGTCAGCCGACTCAAGGAAGTCAGCGATTTTGAGGAGCTGGTGCTGAAGACAGGTAGTGATGGCAGCTTAACGCGCCTCAAAGACGTAGGACGGGTGGAACTGGGGGCTGAAAACTACGGCACATTTCTCACCTATAACAACTTAGAAGCAGTCGGTTTAGGGATTACGCAGCGTCCCGGCAGTAATGCGCTCAACACGGCTCAGGAAATTCGGGAAGAACTTCAGAGGCTCAGCGAAGCCTTCCCCCCTGGATTGAAGTATGCCGTTGCCTTTGACACCACCATGTTTGTCTCGGAATCGTTTCGGGATGTGGTGCGAACGCTGATTGAGTCAGTGGTGCTGGTGGTGCTGGTGCTGTATCTCTTCCTGGAAGACTGGCGGACAACACTCATCCCTGCTGCCGCAATTCCAGTTTCACTGCTTGGGACGTTCATTTTCACCAAAATCTTTGGCTTCTCGCTCAATACCCTGACGCTGTTTGGTTTGACATTGGCAACCGGAATTGTGGTGGATGACGCGATCGTTGTGGTGGAAGCGATCGCTTCTAAGGTGCAGGATCGGCACATGAACCCTTTCCAGGCGGCAATCGAGGCGATGCGGGAACTGAGCGGTGCTGTCATTGCCACTTCGCTGGTGCTAATGGCGATCTTCATTCCGGTGGCATTCTTCCCAGGGACAACCGGGGCAATCTACCGTCAGTTTGCGCTGACTATTGCCTTTTCGATCGTCATTTCCACCTTTAACGCACTCACCCTTTCCCCTATGCTTGGGGCACTGCTGCTACGCGAACGCCCAGAGAGCCAGGGAATTGTGGGTAGGTTTTTTGCTGCTTTTAAGCGTTTTCAAGATTCAGTCCGGCGGCGCTACCGTCGATCGCTCCAGTTCTTTACCCGGTTTAAGTATCTGCTGCTCGCTATCTTTGTCGCGGCAGTCGCGTTTACGGGCTGGTTCTATACCTTTGTGCCTTCTGCTTTCTTGCCTGAAGAAGACCAGGGCTACTTTATTACGATCGTTCAGGCTCCAGAAGGGGTATCACTGAACTACACGAAGAACATCATGGACCAGGCATCGAAGCTCGTGAGGGAATCGCCGGAAGTTGCGTCAAATTTTGCGGTGACGGGCTTTAGCTTCGCGGGTGTTGCGCCAAACCAGGGCATTATGTTCACGCTGCTGCACCCCTGGGAAGACCGCAAGACGAAGGAACAGCAGGTGCAGTCAGTGATTCAGCAAGTGCAGATGAAATATTTCTCGCTGCCGCAGGCCCGCATTTTTGCGTTGAACCCTCCATCGATCGAAGGACTGGGTAACTTTGGTGGCTTCCAGATGGAGCTACAAGATCGACGCGGCAATTTACCTCTAGATGCCTTTGTTGGCGAAATGCAGAAGTTTTTGGGTGCAGCGAACCAGAACCCAGCGATGCAAGGTGTTTTCACCACTTATGCTGCCAATACGCCCCAGTTGACGATCGAGGTGAACCGCGAACGCGCCAAATCGCTCAACGTCAATATTGACGATATTTTCAATACGCTGCAAAGCCTGCTTGGTTCCCAATATGTCAACGACTTCACGCTCGATCAGCGCAACTATCGGGTGTATCTCCAGGCAGACGAGCAGTTTCGCTCAAATCCAGAAAGTATCCAGCAGTTTTATGTTCGATCGCAAGATAACCGGATGATTCCGATGAGCAATCTGGTCACAGTCACGCCATCCAGCAGTGCTCAAACCATTTCTCACTACAACCTGTTCCGATCGATCTCGATTCAGGGAGCAGCAGCTCCAGGCAAGAGCTCAGGTCAGGCGCTCAACGCGATGGAACAAACCGCGCAACAGGTGCTTTCGCCCGGATTAGGCTTTGAGTGGACAGGAACCGCTCTCGAAGAAATTGAATCGGGTGGGCAGGCTCCGTTAATCTTTGGCTTAGGGATTATTTTCGTGTTCCTGGTGCTGGCGGCGCAGTATGAAAGCTATGTTGACCCAGTGATTATTTTGATCACGGTTCCGCTGGCAATCTTGGGTGCATTGGGAGCCCAATATCTTCGCGGGTTGTCGAATGATGTGTACTGCCAAATTGGTTTAGTGCTGCTGGTCGGACTTGCCAGCAAAAACGCGATTCTGGTCGTGGAATATGCCAACCAACTGCGAGAGAACGGGTTGACGATCGTGCAAGCGGCGATCGAAGCGGCACAGGAACGGCTGCGTCCCATTGTCATGACTTCCCTTTCAGGTCTGGTTGGTTTCTTCCCGCTCTTAGTTGCCACAGGAGCCGGAGCTGCCAGCCGCCAGTCGCTGGGAACTGCGTTGTTTGGAGGCTATATCATCTCCACGTTCCTGAGCCTGTTCATCCTGCCGATTCTCTACATCATCATCAAACAAGTAACCGAACGGTTTATTCCGCCCCGCAAACATGACATCCCTAAGCCGACGCTCACCAGCTCAGAGCTTCCCGAAGTACAGACCGTAGACGGACATTGA
- a CDS encoding efflux RND transporter periplasmic adaptor subunit, which yields MAKTSKFPVSLSNSLISITLLVSSIATGCSNGAPTAEQQGPPAFPVQVQSVSSSRVESASEFVGALEAKRKVELRPEVDGRILNVLVSSGDTVRAGTPIVQLKADQSEAQVSGAAADVEAALAARNTTQAQLRAAQADRERAAANVQLQNTEFQRTQGLVTEGAQSQQSLDRVRNERDTARAALEAANQNVRASQAAVNEANARLARAQADRTSARADLVQSRVVAPIDGVVGNVSVKAGDYVTTSDTITNIIQNQMLDLSVSVPIERATDLRIGLPVQLVNEQNQPQVTGQISFVSPQVNTTEQSVMAKASFPNNGRLRDGQFVRARVIWQSEPGILVPTTAVTRVAGNPFIYVAETGKAPSGESQQIARQRPVKLGAIQGNSYQVQSGLSPGDQIIVSGILNLSDGAPITIGQPQSQQSSNSQ from the coding sequence ATGGCTAAAACGAGCAAATTTCCTGTTTCCTTATCCAATAGTCTGATTAGCATTACGCTGTTAGTCTCCTCGATCGCCACAGGCTGCAGTAATGGTGCTCCAACAGCAGAGCAGCAGGGTCCTCCAGCCTTTCCAGTACAAGTTCAATCTGTTAGCTCCAGCCGCGTTGAATCTGCTTCTGAGTTTGTGGGAGCGCTGGAAGCCAAGCGGAAAGTGGAGCTGCGTCCGGAAGTGGATGGGCGCATTCTCAATGTGCTGGTTTCCTCAGGAGATACAGTACGGGCGGGAACACCCATCGTGCAACTCAAAGCAGATCAAAGCGAAGCACAGGTGAGTGGAGCCGCTGCTGATGTTGAAGCTGCCCTGGCTGCCCGAAATACGACCCAAGCCCAGCTCAGAGCTGCCCAAGCCGATCGAGAACGTGCCGCTGCTAATGTCCAACTGCAAAATACCGAGTTTCAGCGAACTCAAGGTCTGGTGACAGAAGGGGCACAGTCGCAGCAATCGCTCGATCGGGTTCGGAATGAGCGAGATACTGCCAGAGCTGCATTAGAGGCTGCGAATCAAAATGTTCGGGCTTCTCAAGCTGCTGTGAATGAAGCAAATGCCCGGTTGGCACGTGCCCAAGCCGATCGCACTTCTGCCAGAGCTGACTTAGTACAGAGCCGCGTGGTTGCGCCGATTGATGGTGTCGTGGGTAATGTGAGCGTCAAAGCTGGGGATTATGTCACCACCAGTGACACGATCACCAACATCATCCAAAACCAAATGCTGGATCTAAGCGTATCTGTGCCGATCGAACGCGCGACCGATCTGCGAATTGGGCTACCCGTTCAACTGGTGAATGAACAGAACCAGCCACAAGTGACCGGACAAATTAGCTTTGTCTCACCGCAGGTCAACACCACCGAGCAATCGGTTATGGCAAAAGCCAGCTTCCCTAATAACGGCAGGCTACGGGACGGACAATTTGTGCGAGCCAGGGTGATTTGGCAGAGTGAGCCAGGAATTCTCGTGCCCACAACGGCTGTAACTCGCGTTGCTGGAAACCCATTCATCTATGTTGCGGAAACTGGTAAAGCACCATCCGGGGAGTCCCAGCAGATCGCGCGGCAGCGCCCAGTGAAACTAGGGGCAATTCAAGGCAACAGCTATCAGGTGCAGTCGGGCTTGAGCCCAGGTGATCAAATTATTGTTTCGGGGATTCTTAACCTTTCAGATGGTGCGCCGATTACGATCGGGCAACCACAAAGCCAGCAGTCGAGCAATTCACAGTGA
- a CDS encoding BMP family ABC transporter substrate-binding protein, with the protein MSNKTFLGFSRRQVIRGLLATTAFGVTAKLGTGCSPANQASSGGSAGGTGGDSPMAIGFIYVGPKDDYGYNQAHAEGAAAMAKKFPNVKLVEEANVPETTAVAETMRSMIDMDGVKILFPTSFGYFDPHILKMAKEYPDVQFFHAGGLYKEGVHPKNVASYFGYIDEAQYLAGVVAGLTSKTGKLGFVGAKPIPQVLRNINGFTLGARSVNPKVTTQVVFTGNWAEPIKEAEAANSMADQGIDVITCHVDSPKVVMETAEKRGIFCSGYHANQAALAPKGYLTGAEWDWVNIYSQIVQDTESGKTLTSSGIPHILRGGFKEGFCKLSDYGPAVGTEAKQKAEEAKAKLMDGSLVIYKGGLKDNKGNVVIPAGAGLKQTDPKLEEMNYLVEGVIGSIGS; encoded by the coding sequence GTGAGCAACAAAACGTTTCTGGGCTTCTCTCGTCGTCAGGTGATTCGAGGATTACTGGCAACCACTGCATTTGGAGTAACAGCAAAATTAGGGACGGGGTGTAGCCCTGCAAACCAGGCGAGTTCTGGAGGCAGCGCGGGTGGTACGGGCGGCGACTCACCCATGGCGATCGGGTTTATCTACGTTGGTCCAAAAGACGACTATGGATATAACCAGGCACATGCGGAAGGGGCCGCAGCGATGGCAAAGAAATTTCCCAATGTGAAGCTGGTGGAAGAAGCCAATGTGCCTGAAACCACTGCCGTCGCTGAAACGATGCGAAGCATGATCGATATGGATGGGGTAAAGATTCTCTTCCCCACTTCCTTCGGCTACTTTGATCCGCACATTCTCAAGATGGCAAAAGAATATCCAGACGTGCAGTTTTTCCATGCAGGCGGTTTGTATAAAGAGGGCGTTCATCCCAAAAACGTCGCCAGCTATTTTGGCTATATCGATGAGGCACAGTACCTTGCTGGAGTGGTCGCAGGTCTAACTTCAAAAACGGGCAAGCTCGGCTTTGTGGGCGCTAAACCGATTCCCCAGGTGCTACGCAACATCAATGGTTTTACGTTGGGTGCTCGCAGCGTGAATCCCAAAGTCACCACGCAGGTTGTTTTTACCGGAAACTGGGCAGAACCCATCAAAGAAGCGGAAGCGGCAAACAGCATGGCAGATCAGGGAATTGATGTAATTACCTGCCACGTAGACAGCCCGAAAGTGGTCATGGAAACGGCTGAGAAGCGGGGCATCTTCTGCTCTGGCTATCACGCCAATCAGGCGGCACTTGCTCCTAAAGGCTACCTGACCGGGGCAGAGTGGGATTGGGTCAATATCTATTCTCAAATTGTTCAAGATACTGAAAGCGGCAAAACCCTGACGAGCAGTGGCATTCCCCACATCTTGCGCGGCGGCTTCAAGGAAGGATTCTGTAAGCTCTCGGATTACGGTCCCGCAGTAGGTACAGAAGCGAAGCAAAAAGCAGAGGAAGCCAAAGCCAAACTGATGGACGGCAGCCTCGTGATCTACAAGGGCGGCTTGAAGGACAACAAAGGCAACGTCGTCATTCCTGCTGGAGCCGGACTGAAGCAAACCGACCCCAAACTCGAAGAAATGAATTATCTGGTGGAAGGCGTCATTGGTTCGATCGGGAGCTAA